The following coding sequences are from one Candidatus Paceibacterota bacterium window:
- a CDS encoding immunoglobulin domain-containing protein, producing the protein MGQLPGANEIELAIGLPLRNREALTNLLEELYNPASPDYRQYLTPAQFAERFGPTEEEYQKVVAFVESRGLRLNGQQQDRGLLNVRGAVADIERAFNVNLKTYRHPKENRTFFAPDAEPSLDLDVPLEGINGLDDFDLPRPLGLQASPFDSIPYSEPVATGSGPRGTFWGGDFRAAYAPGVQLDGTGQTVGLVAFDSYYPSDIRAYASLAGLPNVTLTHVLLNSVSGQPGPNNIEVALDIDMAIAMAPGLSGIVVYQGRLLNTILSRMATDTNSLGQPLVRQLSSSWGFGSPRDTTRDNLFLRFQAQGQSFFQASSDDGARCVACPPFPPTDNPFITVVGGSSLTTSGPGGEWVSETVWSGSGGGVSTTFPMPIWQQGLDLTCSAGSTTNRNFPDVAGLADAMIWLIANNGQQYRVGGTSASAPLWAGFAALVNQQAALSGKPAIGFLNPAIYAIGSGPGYGAAFHDITAGNITNTCCGAEKYFACPGYDLATGWGTPNGSNLIAALLAPPDALQITPATGFTASGPVQGPFNPAIQSCVLTNAGAVSLMWTQANTPVWLDVSPSSGTLVPGGPAATVTFSPNADANALPAGSYTAATWFTNLNNYFGQSRGFVLNVVTPPAITSQPANLSLLEGMTAAFSVETATNAQLFYQWQYTNGTTLSNLTDGGKVFGTANSTLIFSNVSPAQEGGYLVNIRNVAGGVTSAVAQLTVLASAPFITAQPGSQAAVPEQTVTMSVSAVGTPPLLYLWLKDGTFLTDGGNLSGTATSTLTIGNVSVADAGTYAAVVVNGLGYVLSSNALLTIDSVTAPGVTLESLYSFGGGNDGANPNGLVQGADGQLYGTTQTGGTNSFGTVFRMTTGGVLTPVWSFNGVGDGANPRAALVRAGLGEFYGTTYGGGSNGLGTIFKTGTNGGLVSLVSFDLPGSALPYSELTQGTDGHYYGTTYGGGVTQFFGTVYRMTRNGMHGTISNLYSFSDGNDGGLPYAGLARGVDGSLYGTTYRGGATTNGTVFRITTNGVLGTVASFDGASSAFPAAALALGSDGNFYGTTTGGGSYGKGAVFRVAPDGNVLAALWSFSGGSDGASPMSGLLLASDGALYGTTAIGGDYGAGTVFGITTNGALLTLVQFDGYNGANPQATLIQGPDGRLYGTTRDGGAKGKGVVFAIHVNSFPQITRQPVSQDEFTGADVVLNVGAFGGAPLGYQWRKNGTNVSDSGNLAGSATDTVTLSNVTLANAGTYSVLITNSLGSVLSSNAILSITSSPPIFTLQPVGGALIPGSRASFCVEAVGSLPLSYQWRKNGIPLADGTNASGSSSHCLTLNAAMEPDSGTYTAIVTNSIGSAVSSEAVLAVIPASLPGTRMATLHWFTGDEGGGSPNGLVQASNGSLYGTTVYGGAHQGGTIFRASPDGAFVTLFSLSWTNGALPAAALVEGADGFLYGTTEYGGDYGAGTAFNVTLDGELASLHSFSGLADGRNPYAALLHGADGNFYGTAQGGGLYDEGTIVRLTPDGVLESLYYFRGDASGGAPVAALVQGADGSIYGTTPNGGSNNCGSVFKLLPDGRLTNLYSFRSDAGSFPPAPNHTVAALVQGADGAFYGTTKHSTLMGVPVEGAIFKLTTNGVFTSLYAFNAFVPSDGWFPEASLIQGADGNFYGTTYGGGVNRLGTVFRVTPAGVMTTLVSFDGFDTGAHPMSALVTGTNGSFYGTTTDAGLGGHGTVFRLSFAPQVIAQPADLTVLAGANVIFEVSLFGSQPFSYNWRRNGIQLADGGNIAGSATSSLTLTDVSLADSGAYSVVVTNSLGSTVSASAVLTVLSPPVFQAVTQSNGAVNLVWSSVSGQIYQLQYKEVLDSSDWTNLGAETVATGTAITASDTIGSKVRRFYRVVLIP; encoded by the coding sequence TTGGGCCAACTGCCAGGCGCCAATGAGATCGAGCTGGCCATCGGCCTGCCGCTGCGCAACCGGGAGGCCCTGACCAACCTGCTCGAAGAGCTCTACAATCCGGCCAGCCCGGATTACCGGCAATACTTGACCCCCGCGCAATTCGCAGAGCGGTTTGGGCCGACGGAGGAGGAATACCAAAAAGTCGTCGCCTTTGTGGAATCCCGCGGCCTGCGCTTGAACGGTCAGCAACAGGACCGAGGGCTGCTCAATGTGCGGGGTGCGGTGGCGGACATCGAGCGCGCCTTTAATGTAAATCTGAAGACTTACCGGCACCCGAAAGAGAACCGCACGTTCTTCGCGCCGGATGCCGAGCCGTCGCTCGACCTGGATGTCCCGTTGGAGGGGATCAACGGATTGGACGACTTTGACCTGCCACGGCCTTTGGGACTGCAAGCCAGCCCGTTTGACTCGATTCCGTACTCGGAACCTGTGGCGACGGGCTCAGGTCCCAGAGGCACGTTTTGGGGCGGAGATTTCCGGGCGGCTTACGCTCCGGGTGTGCAGCTGGACGGCACCGGGCAAACGGTTGGGCTGGTGGCGTTTGACAGCTACTATCCTAGCGATATTCGCGCCTACGCGAGCCTGGCAGGATTGCCAAATGTTACGCTGACACACGTGTTGCTCAATTCGGTCAGCGGGCAGCCGGGCCCGAACAACATCGAGGTCGCCCTGGACATTGATATGGCCATTGCCATGGCTCCGGGCTTGTCCGGGATTGTCGTTTATCAGGGCAGGCTCCTGAACACCATCCTGAGCCGCATGGCCACCGACACCAACAGCCTGGGGCAGCCACTGGTCCGCCAACTCAGCTCTTCGTGGGGGTTCGGCTCACCCCGGGACACTACGCGGGACAACTTGTTCCTGCGGTTTCAGGCGCAGGGGCAGTCGTTCTTCCAGGCCTCTTCGGACGACGGCGCCCGCTGCGTTGCGTGTCCTCCCTTTCCGCCAACGGACAATCCATTCATCACAGTTGTCGGAGGCAGTTCCCTCACCACCAGTGGGCCGGGAGGAGAGTGGGTATCGGAAACCGTCTGGTCCGGGAGCGGCGGCGGGGTCAGCACCACCTTCCCCATGCCGATCTGGCAACAGGGCCTTGACCTGACTTGCAGCGCGGGCTCCACGACCAACCGCAACTTTCCGGATGTGGCCGGCCTGGCTGACGCGATGATCTGGCTCATCGCTAACAACGGCCAGCAATACCGCGTTGGCGGCACCAGTGCATCGGCGCCCCTGTGGGCCGGATTTGCCGCGCTGGTCAATCAGCAGGCGGCGCTCAGCGGCAAGCCCGCTATCGGATTTCTCAACCCTGCTATTTACGCCATCGGCTCTGGGCCCGGCTACGGCGCCGCCTTTCACGACATCACGGCCGGCAACATCACCAACACCTGCTGTGGCGCTGAGAAGTACTTCGCGTGCCCGGGCTACGACCTCGCCACGGGCTGGGGCACTCCCAACGGGAGCAACCTGATCGCCGCTTTGCTGGCACCGCCGGATGCTTTGCAGATTACGCCGGCCACCGGCTTCACGGCCAGCGGCCCGGTCCAGGGTCCGTTCAATCCTGCGATTCAAAGCTGCGTTCTGACCAACGCCGGCGCGGTCTCGCTGATGTGGACGCAGGCAAACACACCCGTCTGGCTCGACGTGTCGCCGTCCAGCGGGACCCTGGTTCCCGGCGGACCGGCTGCCACCGTGACGTTCAGCCCGAATGCTGATGCCAACGCCCTGCCTGCGGGCAGCTACACTGCTGCAACCTGGTTCACGAATCTCAACAACTACTTCGGGCAGAGTCGTGGCTTTGTGCTGAACGTTGTCACCCCGCCTGCGATCACCTCACAGCCGGCGAATCTGTCCTTGCTCGAGGGCATGACCGCGGCCTTCAGCGTGGAGACGGCGACCAACGCGCAGCTCTTCTATCAGTGGCAATACACGAATGGAACAACACTCTCGAACCTGACCGACGGCGGCAAGGTCTTCGGGACTGCCAACAGCACCCTGATATTCAGCAATGTATCTCCCGCCCAGGAGGGGGGGTATTTGGTCAACATTCGTAACGTCGCGGGGGGTGTGACAAGCGCAGTCGCACAGCTCACGGTTCTCGCCTCGGCCCCGTTCATCACCGCGCAGCCGGGCAGCCAGGCGGCGGTGCCGGAACAGACTGTAACGATGAGCGTGTCGGCCGTCGGCACCCCGCCGCTATTATACCTATGGCTCAAAGACGGGACTTTCTTGACCGACGGAGGCAACTTGTCCGGCACCGCGACCAGCACACTGACCATCGGCAACGTGTCGGTCGCGGACGCCGGAACCTATGCCGCAGTGGTGGTCAATGGCCTTGGGTATGTCCTCAGTTCCAATGCCCTGCTGACCATTGATTCGGTGACCGCGCCGGGAGTGACTCTGGAATCCCTCTACTCGTTCGGCGGCGGCAACGATGGAGCCAATCCGAATGGGCTGGTGCAGGGGGCCGATGGCCAATTGTATGGCACGACACAAACCGGTGGCACCAATTCCTTCGGCACCGTGTTCCGCATGACTACTGGTGGCGTGTTGACGCCAGTATGGTCGTTCAATGGTGTTGGCGATGGGGCAAATCCCCGGGCGGCCCTGGTGCGAGCCGGCCTCGGCGAGTTCTACGGCACGACCTATGGCGGTGGTTCCAACGGCCTTGGCACCATTTTCAAGACTGGCACCAATGGCGGACTGGTTAGCTTGGTTTCGTTCGATCTACCCGGCAGTGCGCTGCCATACTCGGAATTGACGCAAGGGACGGATGGCCACTACTACGGCACCACTTATGGCGGCGGTGTCACCCAGTTCTTCGGCACGGTGTACCGCATGACGCGCAACGGAATGCACGGCACGATCAGCAACCTGTATTCATTCAGCGATGGCAATGACGGCGGATTGCCTTACGCCGGGCTGGCGCGAGGAGTTGATGGGAGCCTTTACGGGACAACCTACAGGGGGGGCGCTACTACAAACGGCACCGTGTTCCGAATCACGACCAACGGCGTGCTTGGCACAGTAGCTTCCTTCGATGGCGCCAGCAGCGCATTTCCCGCTGCAGCGCTGGCGCTGGGCAGCGATGGCAACTTCTATGGCACCACGACCGGGGGCGGCAGTTACGGCAAGGGCGCGGTCTTCCGCGTGGCGCCCGATGGCAACGTGCTCGCCGCGCTGTGGTCTTTTAGTGGTGGTTCTGATGGGGCAAGTCCGATGAGCGGCTTGCTGCTTGCCAGCGACGGGGCACTTTATGGCACCACCGCCATTGGCGGAGACTATGGCGCTGGAACCGTTTTCGGCATTACCACCAACGGCGCACTGCTGACACTGGTGCAGTTCGACGGCTACAACGGCGCCAATCCCCAGGCCACTCTGATCCAGGGGCCCGACGGCAGGCTTTACGGCACGACCCGGGACGGCGGTGCGAAGGGCAAAGGCGTTGTTTTCGCTATCCATGTCAACTCCTTCCCGCAAATCACGCGTCAACCCGTCAGCCAGGATGAATTTACCGGCGCTGATGTCGTGCTTAATGTTGGCGCCTTTGGCGGTGCGCCTTTGGGCTACCAGTGGCGAAAGAACGGAACCAATGTGAGCGACAGCGGCAACCTTGCCGGTTCGGCCACGGACACCGTGACGCTGTCCAATGTAACGCTTGCCAATGCCGGGACTTATTCGGTGCTCATCACGAACTCCCTGGGCTCAGTTCTAAGCAGTAACGCCATCCTGTCCATCACCTCATCACCGCCGATCTTTACGCTCCAACCGGTGGGGGGGGCGTTGATTCCGGGTTCCAGGGCGAGTTTCTGTGTGGAGGCGGTCGGCAGTTTGCCTTTGTCCTACCAATGGAGGAAGAACGGAATTCCCCTGGCCGATGGCACCAACGCATCGGGTTCCTCCAGCCACTGCCTCACCCTGAACGCTGCGATGGAACCTGACAGCGGCACCTATACTGCGATCGTGACCAACAGCATCGGGTCGGCGGTCAGTTCCGAAGCGGTATTGGCGGTCATTCCTGCCAGCTTGCCGGGGACTCGCATGGCCACTTTGCACTGGTTCACAGGCGATGAAGGCGGCGGCAGTCCGAATGGACTGGTGCAGGCCAGCAACGGAAGTCTCTACGGCACGACGGTTTACGGAGGCGCGCATCAAGGGGGCACTATCTTCCGGGCGTCTCCTGATGGAGCATTTGTAACCCTGTTTTCATTAAGTTGGACCAACGGGGCGTTGCCCGCGGCGGCGCTGGTGGAGGGGGCCGATGGCTTCTTGTATGGTACGACCGAGTACGGCGGCGATTATGGCGCCGGCACTGCCTTCAATGTGACGTTGGATGGTGAACTGGCAAGCTTGCACTCCTTCTCAGGCTTGGCGGACGGACGGAATCCGTATGCGGCGCTGTTGCACGGCGCTGACGGCAACTTCTACGGCACGGCTCAGGGTGGTGGGCTCTATGATGAAGGCACGATTGTCAGGCTTACCCCCGATGGGGTGCTCGAGTCCCTTTACTACTTCAGGGGTGATGCCAGTGGCGGTGCCCCCGTGGCCGCCCTGGTGCAGGGGGCGGATGGCAGCATCTACGGAACCACTCCGAATGGGGGCTCCAACAATTGCGGCAGTGTGTTCAAGCTGCTGCCTGATGGCAGGCTGACCAACCTTTACTCGTTTCGCAGCGACGCAGGCAGCTTTCCACCAGCTCCCAATCATACAGTCGCCGCCTTGGTGCAGGGCGCGGATGGCGCTTTTTACGGCACCACCAAGCATAGCACTTTGATGGGTGTGCCAGTGGAGGGAGCAATTTTCAAGCTCACCACCAATGGCGTATTCACTTCGTTGTATGCGTTCAATGCGTTCGTTCCTTCGGATGGCTGGTTTCCCGAGGCCAGCTTGATACAAGGCGCCGATGGCAACTTCTATGGCACTACTTACGGCGGAGGCGTCAACCGTCTCGGCACCGTCTTTCGCGTCACGCCTGCCGGGGTCATGACCACACTGGTGAGTTTCGATGGCTTCGATACCGGCGCGCATCCAATGTCGGCTCTCGTGACGGGGACCAATGGCAGCTTTTACGGCACCACCACCGACGCGGGCCTGGGGGGGCACGGGACGGTCTTTCGCCTCAGTTTCGCTCCGCAAGTCATCGCGCAGCCGGCCGACCTGACGGTGCTTGCAGGGGCCAATGTGATCTTTGAAGTCTCGCTCTTCGGCAGCCAACCTTTCTCCTACAATTGGCGGCGTAACGGCATCCAACTGGCAGACGGCGGCAATATTGCCGGCTCTGCCACCAGCAGCCTGACCCTCACCGACGTCTCCCTGGCGGATTCGGGGGCGTATTCTGTCGTTGTCACCAACAGTCTGGGCTCCACAGTAAGCGCGAGCGCAGTTCTCACGGTGCTATCGCCACCGGTATTCCAGGCGGTCACCCAATCCAACGGTGCTGTCAACCTGGTGTGGAGCTCGGTTTCGGGACAGATCTACCAGCTCCAGTATAAGGAAGTCTTGGACTCCTCCGATTGGACCAATTTAGGTGCTGAGACCGTGGCGACGGGCACTGCGATCACGGCGTCCGATACTATCGGCTCAAAAGTGCGCCGTTTCTATCGCGTAGTTCTAATCCCTTGA
- a CDS encoding NADH:flavin oxidoreductase — MFESSKLTRIPSLKTVAEFRAHVASLGIDLPCEDAIATGAASPLAQPVPAVAINGKHLGNRYAVQPMEGWDGTTSGGVTPDVRRRWQRFGESGAKLIFGGEAMAVRPDGRANPNQLIIGEQTKADLAGLRESLLAAHKQRHGTTDDLVIGFQLTHSGRFCKPNDNARLEPRPAYRHPLLDGNFKVTSDAQVWTDSDLDRLVEDYAAAARIAWDVGADFVDIKHCHGYLLHEILSAFTRPGKHGGSFENRTRLLRDIVAAIRASGNRIDLAVRLSAFDFVPFRPDPALSRPGKPGPGVPVDHAHCLPYRYAFGVNQHNPIEYDLTETMQFLDLCATLGVKIVNLTAGSPYYNPHIQRPAAYPPSDGYQPPEDPLVGVARQINVVRQLKARVRKNLLLVGTAYSYLQEYLPHVAQYVLRHGWADLIGIGRMVLAYPTILADAIGQGTLSSKSICRTFSDCTTAPRKGLVSGCYPLDRYYAAKPDAQRLKQFKKAAE; from the coding sequence ATGTTCGAGTCTTCCAAACTGACGCGCATTCCATCGCTCAAGACCGTGGCCGAGTTTCGTGCCCACGTCGCTTCGCTGGGGATAGACTTGCCTTGCGAAGACGCCATCGCCACCGGGGCTGCGTCGCCGCTGGCCCAGCCGGTCCCAGCGGTCGCCATCAACGGCAAGCATTTAGGCAACCGCTACGCCGTGCAGCCGATGGAAGGCTGGGATGGCACCACCAGCGGCGGGGTGACCCCTGATGTGCGCCGGCGCTGGCAGCGATTCGGCGAGAGCGGCGCGAAGCTGATCTTCGGCGGTGAAGCGATGGCCGTCCGGCCCGATGGCCGAGCCAATCCTAACCAGCTCATCATTGGCGAGCAGACCAAGGCCGATTTGGCCGGGCTCCGCGAATCCCTGCTGGCCGCCCACAAGCAGCGCCACGGAACCACCGACGACCTTGTGATCGGTTTTCAACTCACTCACTCGGGCCGGTTCTGCAAACCCAACGACAATGCCCGCCTGGAACCGCGTCCGGCCTACCGCCATCCTCTGCTGGACGGCAACTTCAAGGTCACCAGCGACGCGCAAGTCTGGACGGACAGCGACCTGGACCGCCTCGTGGAGGATTACGCCGCCGCCGCTCGCATCGCTTGGGACGTGGGTGCCGACTTTGTGGACATCAAGCACTGCCATGGATACCTGCTCCACGAGATCCTCAGCGCCTTCACCCGGCCCGGCAAGCACGGCGGCTCATTCGAAAATCGGACTCGCCTGCTGCGCGACATCGTGGCCGCCATCCGCGCCAGCGGGAACCGGATTGACTTGGCGGTGCGGCTCAGCGCCTTCGACTTCGTTCCTTTCCGGCCGGATCCCGCACTGTCCCGGCCCGGCAAACCCGGCCCCGGTGTCCCGGTGGATCATGCCCATTGCCTGCCTTACCGCTACGCCTTTGGGGTGAACCAGCACAACCCGATCGAGTATGACCTGACGGAGACGATGCAATTCCTCGACTTGTGCGCAACGCTCGGTGTCAAGATCGTCAACCTCACCGCCGGATCGCCCTATTACAACCCCCATATCCAACGGCCGGCTGCCTATCCGCCGTCCGATGGTTATCAACCGCCCGAGGACCCGCTGGTGGGCGTGGCACGCCAGATCAACGTCGTGCGTCAGCTCAAGGCTCGCGTACGGAAGAACCTCCTGCTTGTCGGCACCGCGTACAGCTATCTTCAGGAATATCTCCCGCACGTGGCGCAATACGTCCTGCGCCACGGCTGGGCCGACCTCATCGGCATTGGGCGCATGGTGCTGGCGTACCCGACGATCCTGGCCGACGCGATAGGGCAGGGGACTCTCTCGTCCAAATCCATCTGCCGCACCTTCAGCGACTGCACGACGGCGCCCCGCAAAGGCCTCGTCAGCGGCTGCTACCCCCTGGACCGCTACTACGCCGCCAAGCCCGATGCCCAGCGGTTGAAGCAGTTCAAGAAAGCTGCCGAGTGA